A single region of the Arthrobacter sp. V1I7 genome encodes:
- a CDS encoding acyl-CoA dehydrogenase family protein: MKRTLFEEDHEMFREMAAEFNARAVAPHYAQWDKDHIMSRELWTAAGEQGLLGLAVPEEFGGLGMDDYRFRAVLDEEFAKGNHLAVGLAFHLHDDMVLPHLLAYGSDDLKGRWLPGMVSGEIVTSIAWTEPGAGSDLRGIRTKAVRDGDGWLISGQKTFIGNGVSGDASLVLARTDGSTGRGKQDSFSLFLVRKGEGYNTGKQLDKMGLKASDTAELFFDNVPVPHADLVGEEGKGLQYAAEQLPQGRLAIATASSAVVRAIYEATVRYTKERNAFGERIIDFQNSRFELADILTEVEVTEAYVDQAILAFNAGELDAAAAARAKLWASERAKSITDRCLQLHGGYGYILEYPVAQAFLAARLLTIFGGTNEIMRDVVGRTIAG, from the coding sequence ATGAAGCGCACGCTCTTTGAAGAAGACCACGAGATGTTCCGTGAGATGGCTGCCGAGTTCAATGCGCGGGCCGTCGCACCGCATTACGCCCAGTGGGACAAGGATCACATTATGTCCCGGGAGCTGTGGACGGCGGCGGGCGAGCAGGGCCTGCTGGGCCTGGCGGTGCCGGAAGAGTTCGGCGGGCTGGGCATGGACGACTACCGCTTCCGGGCGGTGCTGGACGAGGAGTTCGCCAAGGGCAACCACCTCGCGGTGGGCCTCGCCTTCCACCTGCACGACGACATGGTCCTTCCCCACCTGCTGGCCTACGGCTCCGATGACCTCAAGGGCCGCTGGCTGCCGGGCATGGTGTCCGGCGAGATTGTGACCTCAATCGCCTGGACCGAGCCCGGTGCCGGCTCGGATCTGCGCGGCATCCGCACCAAAGCAGTGCGCGACGGCGACGGCTGGCTGATCAGCGGACAGAAGACTTTCATCGGAAACGGCGTCTCCGGCGATGCATCCCTGGTCCTGGCCCGGACCGACGGCAGCACCGGGCGGGGAAAGCAGGACTCCTTCTCCCTCTTTCTGGTCCGCAAGGGCGAGGGATACAACACCGGCAAGCAGCTGGACAAGATGGGCCTCAAGGCCTCGGACACGGCCGAACTGTTCTTCGACAACGTCCCCGTCCCGCACGCCGACCTGGTCGGCGAAGAGGGCAAGGGCCTGCAGTACGCCGCCGAACAGCTCCCCCAGGGCCGGCTCGCCATCGCCACCGCAAGCTCCGCCGTCGTCCGCGCCATCTACGAGGCAACGGTCCGCTACACGAAGGAACGCAACGCCTTCGGCGAACGGATCATCGACTTCCAGAACAGCCGCTTTGAGCTCGCCGACATCCTCACCGAGGTCGAGGTCACCGAAGCCTACGTGGACCAGGCGATTCTGGCCTTCAACGCCGGCGAGCTCGACGCCGCCGCCGCCGCCCGCGCCAAACTGTGGGCCTCCGAGCGCGCCAAGTCCATCACCGACCGCTGCCTCCAGCTGCACGGCGGCTACGGCTACATCCTGGAGTACCCCGTAGCCCAGGCCTTTCTCGCGGCCCGGCTGCTGACGATTTTCGGCGGCACCAACGAAATCATGCGCGACGTCGTCGGCCGCACCATCGCCGGCTGA
- the orn gene encoding oligoribonuclease, whose translation MPITNERIVWIDCEMTGLDTKNDALIEVAALVTDSELNILGEGVDVVIKPDDAALAQMGDFVRDMHTRSGLLAELPHGKTMEEAQATVLAYIKKWVPDPKKAPLGGNSVGTDRVFLVRDMPELVEHLHYRVIDVSTIKELSRRWFARAYFQSPAKLGGHRALGDIKDSIDELRYYREAVFVPAPGPDSATAQQIARKVMETPEAAPAG comes from the coding sequence GTGCCTATAACTAACGAACGCATCGTCTGGATCGACTGCGAAATGACCGGCCTGGACACCAAGAACGATGCCCTCATCGAGGTGGCCGCCCTGGTGACCGACTCCGAGCTCAACATCCTGGGCGAGGGCGTCGACGTCGTCATCAAGCCGGACGACGCCGCGCTGGCCCAGATGGGCGATTTCGTGCGCGACATGCATACCCGGTCCGGGTTGCTGGCGGAGCTGCCGCACGGCAAGACCATGGAAGAGGCCCAGGCCACCGTGCTGGCGTACATCAAGAAGTGGGTGCCGGACCCCAAGAAAGCGCCGCTGGGCGGTAACTCGGTGGGAACCGACCGCGTCTTCCTGGTCCGGGACATGCCGGAACTGGTGGAACATCTGCACTACCGGGTCATCGACGTGAGCACCATCAAAGAGCTGTCCCGGCGCTGGTTCGCGCGGGCCTACTTCCAGTCCCCCGCCAAGCTTGGCGGCCACCGCGCCCTCGGTGACATCAAGGATTCCATCGACGAACTGCGCTACTACCGGGAGGCCGTCTTCGTGCCGGCGCCCGGACCGGACAGCGCCACGGCGCAGCAGATCGCCAGGAAGGTCATGGAGACGCCGGAGGCAGCCCCTGCGGGGTAG
- the mptB gene encoding polyprenol phosphomannose-dependent alpha 1,6 mannosyltransferase MptB, producing the protein MTAPVPATGDTVEGTSSSAVLADVDNARSPLLAGFIGSMFMAIGSLGVGWLAPASELRRVPVFIWMRTEAFGVGLCIVLLAVGGMLLVRSWLRLGQRVRVWGAEARKATLQAVVVWGLPLMFSVPLFSRDVYAYIGQGRLMVEGFNPYENGISALSNYFQLGADKMWTEAPVPYGQLFLWIEQFVVWSTNVHPEGSIMLFRLAALVGIILCVIYVPRLAELHGVNPHRALWLTAANPLFLTNFIASVHNDALMIGLALAGLYYCATRRMILGLVLVTLSISVKPITIVFLPFIGLLWAGKNAGWPRKFVYWALTAGISLALLYAMSLVNGFGFGWINGLSAPGSIWIWYAPVGLLGLVVASISNAFGLDGWGLAKWVYDAGKLLAVGIIGWQIFRGDHDRLMRRLTLAFAAVVVLAPMIQSWYVVWLIPLFAVTGIRDDWQAKALYFIVSFFMVYAISDQLEVFPYLQTADLGLALALARNAAAIIALLFALYLIFLDPKTKLLFSKPEEPVTVRPVI; encoded by the coding sequence ATGACGGCGCCTGTACCTGCGACGGGGGATACGGTCGAAGGTACGTCCTCCTCGGCAGTTCTGGCTGATGTGGACAACGCCCGTTCCCCGCTGCTGGCGGGGTTCATTGGATCAATGTTCATGGCGATTGGCTCGCTCGGCGTCGGCTGGCTCGCGCCGGCGTCCGAACTCCGCAGGGTCCCGGTGTTTATCTGGATGCGCACCGAAGCCTTTGGCGTCGGCCTCTGCATCGTACTTCTCGCTGTCGGCGGCATGCTGCTGGTCCGTTCCTGGCTGCGGCTGGGCCAGCGCGTGCGCGTCTGGGGCGCCGAGGCCCGCAAGGCGACGCTCCAGGCGGTGGTGGTCTGGGGGCTGCCGCTGATGTTCTCCGTCCCGCTGTTCAGCCGGGACGTCTATGCCTACATCGGCCAGGGCCGCCTGATGGTGGAAGGCTTCAACCCCTACGAAAACGGCATCTCAGCGCTGTCCAACTACTTCCAGCTCGGGGCCGACAAGATGTGGACCGAGGCTCCCGTTCCCTACGGCCAGCTCTTCCTGTGGATCGAGCAATTCGTTGTCTGGTCCACGAACGTGCATCCGGAAGGCAGCATCATGCTGTTCCGGCTCGCCGCGCTGGTCGGCATCATCCTGTGCGTGATCTACGTCCCCAGACTTGCCGAGCTTCATGGCGTCAATCCGCACCGCGCGCTGTGGCTGACGGCGGCCAACCCGCTGTTCCTCACCAATTTCATCGCCAGCGTCCACAACGATGCGCTGATGATCGGGCTGGCCCTGGCCGGCCTGTATTACTGCGCCACCCGCCGGATGATCCTCGGGCTGGTGCTCGTCACCCTGTCCATCTCGGTCAAGCCGATCACGATCGTGTTCCTGCCGTTTATCGGCCTGCTCTGGGCCGGCAAGAACGCCGGCTGGCCCCGCAAATTTGTCTACTGGGCGCTCACGGCCGGGATCAGCCTGGCGCTGCTTTACGCGATGAGCCTGGTCAACGGCTTCGGCTTCGGCTGGATCAACGGTCTCTCCGCCCCGGGCAGCATCTGGATCTGGTACGCCCCGGTCGGCCTGCTCGGCCTCGTCGTCGCCTCGATCTCGAATGCCTTCGGACTGGACGGCTGGGGGCTCGCCAAGTGGGTGTACGACGCCGGCAAGCTGCTTGCGGTCGGGATCATCGGCTGGCAGATCTTCCGCGGGGACCACGACCGCCTGATGCGCCGCCTGACGCTGGCGTTCGCCGCCGTCGTCGTCCTGGCCCCGATGATCCAGTCCTGGTACGTCGTCTGGCTGATTCCGCTGTTTGCCGTCACCGGCATCCGCGATGACTGGCAGGCCAAGGCGCTGTACTTCATCGTCTCCTTCTTCATGGTGTATGCGATCTCGGACCAGCTGGAAGTCTTCCCCTACCTGCAGACGGCTGACCTCGGCCTGGCGCTGGCGCTGGCCCGCAACGCGGCGGCAATCATTGCGCTGCTGTTCGCCCTGTACCTGATCTTCCTCGACCCGAAGACCAAGCTGTTGTTCAGCAAGCCGGAGGAGCCGGTCACCGTCAGGCCGGTTATCTAG
- a CDS encoding DNA alkylation repair protein, whose protein sequence is MANAELIAAIRSELRAAADPVRAGGAQAYLKSEMSSLGVRVPAVRRHRLRGLLQAHRPEMAAVLRRWSTDGDFWIRRASITAQLGAKSATDTALLGDVIEANLADREFFIRKAIGWALRDFSATDPDWVRGFVERHRAGLSPLSIAEALRKLPR, encoded by the coding sequence ATGGCCAACGCTGAACTGATCGCCGCTATCCGTTCCGAGCTGCGGGCCGCGGCCGATCCTGTCCGGGCCGGTGGAGCGCAGGCGTACCTGAAATCGGAGATGTCTTCGCTGGGCGTGCGGGTTCCGGCGGTCCGCCGGCACCGGCTCCGCGGACTGCTGCAGGCCCACCGGCCGGAGATGGCCGCGGTGCTGCGCCGCTGGAGCACGGACGGTGACTTCTGGATCCGGCGGGCCTCGATCACGGCGCAGCTCGGCGCGAAGTCCGCCACGGACACAGCCCTGCTCGGGGACGTCATCGAGGCCAATCTTGCCGATCGGGAGTTCTTCATCCGGAAGGCGATCGGCTGGGCGTTGCGGGACTTTTCCGCCACGGATCCGGACTGGGTCCGCGGCTTCGTGGAACGGCACCGCGCCGGGCTCAGCCCGCTTTCAATCGCGGAAGCACTCCGGAAACTGCCGCGCTGA
- the map gene encoding type I methionyl aminopeptidase, which translates to MSMIKTPAEIALMREAGRVVANTLAKVRDAAAIGVSLKELDTVAAASIADAGATPAFLNYKPRWASVPFPGVICTSVNDAVVHGIPNDYRLQDGDLLSVDCGAFLDGWCGDAAISFIVGTPDPVDQELIDATDAALARGIDAARIGNKMGDLGYAIGGASRRAGYGLLADHGGHGIGKTMHAEPHVPNDGRPGRGIKLTVGLVIAIEPMLILGGNDDYFHDDDEWTLRSANGRRAAHSEHTVAVTAGGPVILTLP; encoded by the coding sequence ATGTCGATGATCAAGACTCCAGCCGAAATTGCCCTGATGCGCGAGGCTGGCAGGGTGGTAGCGAACACCCTTGCGAAGGTCCGTGATGCCGCCGCGATCGGGGTTTCCCTGAAGGAACTGGACACCGTGGCCGCGGCATCGATCGCCGACGCCGGCGCGACCCCGGCCTTCCTGAACTACAAGCCGCGCTGGGCGTCCGTGCCGTTCCCCGGGGTCATCTGCACGAGCGTCAATGACGCCGTGGTGCATGGCATCCCCAACGACTACCGGCTCCAGGACGGCGACCTGCTGAGCGTCGACTGCGGCGCATTCCTCGACGGCTGGTGCGGCGACGCGGCCATCAGCTTCATTGTGGGGACGCCGGACCCGGTGGACCAGGAGCTGATTGACGCCACCGACGCCGCCCTGGCCCGGGGCATCGACGCCGCCCGGATCGGGAACAAGATGGGCGACCTGGGCTACGCGATCGGCGGGGCGTCGCGCCGCGCCGGCTACGGCCTCCTGGCGGACCACGGCGGCCACGGGATCGGCAAAACCATGCACGCCGAGCCGCACGTCCCCAATGACGGCAGGCCGGGCCGCGGCATCAAGCTGACCGTGGGGCTGGTCATCGCGATCGAGCCGATGCTGATCCTCGGGGGCAATGATGACTATTTCCACGACGACGACGAATGGACCCTCCGCTCGGCCAACGGCCGCCGCGCGGCGCACAGCGAGCACACCGTGGCGGTCACGGCGGGCGGTCCGGTCATCCTGACCCTGCCCTAG
- a CDS encoding magnesium and cobalt transport protein CorA: MTIIDNAVYVDGHRTADPEGLDETYFVLRQRQGMAWIGLYRPDAKELRSVAEEFDLNHLAVEDALAGHQRAKLEHYGGTLFLVLRPARYLDDLEKVEFGEIHVFTGSDFVVTVRRAESPDLARVRRRMESDPDFLALGPDAVLYAILDQVVDEYEPVAAGLENDIDEIEDELFAADPGVSRRIYELSRQVIMFQRATAPLPAILQTLMAESRSRHSGPELQDHVLRLSERISAFRALLQNALAVNAALVAQRQNDEMRLLTESSYAQNEQIKRISSWAAILFAPTLIGTIYGMNFRSMPELDWVFGYPMALGLMAGMGLALFWTFKLNKWI; encoded by the coding sequence GTGACCATTATCGACAACGCCGTCTACGTGGACGGTCACCGGACCGCTGACCCGGAAGGTCTGGACGAGACGTACTTTGTCCTGCGGCAACGCCAGGGCATGGCCTGGATCGGGCTCTACCGGCCGGATGCGAAGGAGCTTCGCTCGGTGGCGGAAGAGTTCGACCTCAACCATCTGGCCGTCGAGGATGCACTCGCCGGCCACCAGCGTGCGAAGTTGGAGCATTACGGCGGGACACTGTTTCTGGTGCTGCGCCCGGCCCGCTATCTGGACGATCTGGAAAAGGTCGAGTTCGGAGAGATCCACGTGTTCACCGGTTCGGATTTCGTCGTGACGGTCCGCCGCGCCGAGTCTCCCGACCTGGCCCGGGTCCGGCGGCGGATGGAATCCGACCCGGACTTCCTGGCACTCGGGCCGGATGCCGTGCTCTACGCGATTCTTGATCAGGTGGTTGACGAGTACGAGCCGGTGGCCGCCGGGCTGGAGAACGACATCGACGAAATCGAAGACGAGCTCTTTGCGGCTGACCCGGGCGTGTCCCGCCGGATCTACGAGCTGTCGCGGCAGGTCATCATGTTCCAGCGCGCGACGGCGCCACTGCCCGCAATCCTGCAGACCTTGATGGCGGAGTCGCGGAGCCGACACTCAGGGCCGGAGTTGCAGGACCACGTCCTGCGGCTCAGCGAACGGATCTCAGCCTTCCGCGCCCTGCTGCAGAATGCCCTTGCCGTCAACGCGGCGCTCGTAGCGCAGCGGCAGAACGACGAGATGCGGCTACTGACCGAATCCAGCTACGCCCAGAACGAGCAGATCAAGAGGATTTCCTCGTGGGCGGCGATCTTGTTTGCCCCGACGTTAATCGGCACGATCTACGGCATGAATTTCCGTTCAATGCCTGAACTCGACTGGGTCTTCGGTTACCCGATGGCATTGGGGCTGATGGCGGGGATGGGCCTGGCGCTGTTTTGGACGTTCAAGCTCAACAAGTGGATCTAG
- a CDS encoding BNR repeat-containing protein: MGQAVLVTESRQYVGYYDADRRLVIASRAGSTGAWDAQVLDTSIGWDSHNYVTMALDASGNLHVAGNMHATKLNYYVTSSPGIVKTLTRVTTLVDPSLESAVTYPQFLTSSTGELFFKFRHGVSGNGDEYIYRFVAPDRQWSLVTPHGLLDGKGKSNAYTSTPVLGPDGYLHMVWMWRDTPDVSTNHSLSYARTKDYVNWENAQGATLSLPLTEATPAVVDPAPVGSGLVNGKVSLGFDSGKRVVITYARLDSAGGNQLFATRPDASANWQRSQITKWSGVFPISGGGSLSFPFSVGQVTPAVNGTLLVNYGCNGSGRTIALDERSLSAISDNPEIPQLIGTPALPPPDANAKLKTNRSTAKSGNSVFVLQWRSLSLNGDKPRAVIPAAEPLLLLEYKAE; encoded by the coding sequence GTGGGGCAGGCAGTCCTGGTCACGGAAAGCCGGCAGTACGTCGGCTACTACGATGCCGACCGCAGACTCGTTATAGCGTCACGTGCTGGTTCAACCGGCGCTTGGGACGCGCAGGTTCTGGACACCAGTATCGGTTGGGATAGCCATAACTATGTAACCATGGCGCTCGACGCGAGCGGCAACTTGCACGTGGCTGGAAACATGCACGCCACAAAGTTGAATTACTACGTCACGTCTTCGCCCGGAATCGTGAAGACTCTCACGAGGGTTACGACGCTGGTCGATCCGTCCTTGGAATCAGCGGTTACGTATCCACAATTTCTGACGAGCTCAACGGGCGAGTTGTTTTTCAAGTTCCGGCATGGGGTCAGCGGCAACGGCGATGAATATATTTACCGCTTTGTCGCCCCAGACCGGCAATGGTCCCTAGTGACCCCCCATGGTCTACTGGATGGCAAAGGGAAAAGTAATGCATATACCTCAACTCCGGTGTTGGGACCGGACGGATATTTACATATGGTGTGGATGTGGCGCGATACGCCGGACGTCTCGACGAACCATTCGTTATCTTATGCCCGCACCAAGGATTACGTGAATTGGGAGAATGCCCAGGGGGCCACCCTATCTTTGCCGTTGACCGAGGCGACCCCGGCGGTAGTCGACCCAGCCCCGGTCGGGTCGGGGCTGGTCAACGGAAAGGTAAGCCTCGGTTTCGATAGTGGGAAGCGCGTAGTGATCACCTACGCCCGGCTGGATTCCGCAGGAGGAAATCAACTCTTTGCGACCCGGCCAGACGCCTCAGCGAACTGGCAGCGGTCCCAGATCACCAAATGGAGCGGAGTCTTCCCGATCAGCGGCGGAGGCAGTCTGAGCTTTCCGTTCTCGGTTGGACAGGTAACTCCCGCCGTGAACGGCACCCTGCTGGTCAATTACGGTTGTAATGGCAGCGGACGGACGATTGCTCTGGACGAGCGTTCACTGTCCGCGATCTCCGACAACCCGGAGATACCGCAGCTCATCGGCACTCCGGCCCTGCCTCCCCCGGACGCGAACGCCAAATTGAAAACCAACCGATCCACCGCAAAAAGCGGCAACAGCGTCTTTGTCCTCCAATGGCGGTCGCTATCGCTGAACGGCGACAAGCCACGCGCGGTCATTCCTGCTGCGGAACCACTGCTGCTTTTGGAGTACAAGGCGGAATAG
- a CDS encoding single-stranded DNA-binding protein — MSDNITVRGFVATEIRSSTTPGGVATASFRLGSTERRFDRTANAWVDGNTNWFTVQGYRQLAGNIGCSIKKGQRVIVVGRLKMRSWEKDGRVYHVAEIDAQSVGHDLMWGSANFIRMAGAGGPATAAPTAGDDEPDSHDPDEGADGDGENSHTTFLDDATGEMEEVDEKTGELKKVAA; from the coding sequence ATGAGTGACAACATCACGGTCCGTGGCTTCGTCGCCACGGAGATCAGAAGCTCGACGACGCCCGGGGGAGTGGCTACGGCGTCTTTCCGCCTGGGCTCCACCGAACGGCGTTTCGACCGCACCGCCAACGCCTGGGTCGACGGGAACACGAACTGGTTTACAGTCCAGGGCTACCGGCAGTTGGCGGGGAACATCGGCTGCAGCATCAAGAAGGGACAGCGCGTCATCGTCGTCGGCCGACTGAAGATGCGCAGCTGGGAAAAGGACGGCCGGGTCTATCACGTGGCGGAAATCGACGCCCAATCCGTCGGTCACGACCTCATGTGGGGCTCGGCGAACTTCATTCGCATGGCCGGCGCCGGCGGACCTGCAACCGCCGCACCCACGGCCGGCGATGACGAGCCCGACAGCCACGATCCAGATGAGGGTGCGGACGGGGACGGAGAAAACTCCCACACCACTTTCCTCGACGACGCGACCGGCGAAATGGAGGAGGTCGACGAGAAGACCGGTGAACTGAAGAAAGTCGCAGCCTGA
- the ettA gene encoding energy-dependent translational throttle protein EttA: protein MAEFIYTMTKARKAVGEKLILDDVSMSFFPGAKIGVVGPNGAGKSTILKIMAGLDTPSNGEARLSPGYTVGILLQEPPLNEDKTVLGNVQEGVGEIYAKIQRFNEISEEMASPDADYDVLLEEMGQLQEAIDAADAWDLDSQLEQAMDALRCPPADADVTLLSGGERRRVALCKLLLQKPDLLLLDEPTNHLDAESVLWLEQHLSSYAGAVLAVTHDRYFLDHVAEWIAEVDRGHLYPYEGNYSTYLEKKRARLEVQGKKDAKQAKRLTEELEWVRSNAKGRQTKSKARLARYEEMAAEADRTRKLDFEEIQIPPGPRLGGLVLEAKNLQKGFEDRTLIDGLSFTLPRNGIVGVIGPNGVGKTTLFKTIVGLEPLDGGELKIGDSVKISYADQSRGGIDPNKTLWEVVSDGLDYIQVGHVEMPSRAYVAAFGFKGPDQQKKAGVLSGGERNRLNLALTLKQGGNLLLLDEPTNDLDVETLSSLENALLEFPGCAVVVSHDRWFLDRVATHILAYEGDEENPSKWYWFEGNFESYEENKVERLGPDAAKPHRVTHRRLTRD, encoded by the coding sequence ATGGCGGAATTTATCTACACAATGACCAAGGCCCGTAAGGCCGTTGGCGAAAAACTTATCCTCGACGACGTCAGCATGTCCTTTTTCCCTGGGGCAAAAATTGGCGTCGTTGGCCCGAATGGTGCCGGTAAATCCACCATTCTCAAGATCATGGCGGGCCTGGACACTCCCTCAAACGGAGAAGCCCGGCTCAGCCCCGGCTACACGGTCGGCATCCTGCTGCAGGAGCCGCCGCTGAACGAAGACAAGACCGTCCTCGGTAACGTCCAGGAAGGCGTCGGCGAGATCTACGCCAAGATCCAGCGCTTCAACGAGATCTCCGAGGAGATGGCCAGCCCCGACGCTGACTATGACGTGCTCCTCGAGGAAATGGGCCAGCTGCAGGAAGCGATCGACGCCGCCGACGCCTGGGACCTCGACTCCCAGCTCGAGCAGGCCATGGACGCCCTCCGCTGCCCGCCGGCCGACGCCGACGTCACGCTGCTCTCCGGCGGTGAGCGCCGCCGCGTCGCGCTCTGCAAGCTCCTGCTCCAGAAGCCGGACCTGCTGCTCCTCGACGAGCCCACTAACCACCTCGACGCCGAGAGCGTGCTGTGGCTCGAGCAGCACCTGTCCAGCTACGCCGGCGCGGTCCTCGCCGTCACCCACGACCGGTACTTCCTCGACCACGTGGCCGAGTGGATCGCCGAAGTGGACCGCGGACACCTCTACCCCTACGAGGGTAACTACTCCACCTACCTCGAGAAGAAGCGCGCGCGCCTGGAAGTCCAGGGCAAGAAGGACGCCAAGCAGGCCAAGCGCCTCACCGAGGAACTCGAGTGGGTCCGCTCCAACGCCAAGGGCCGCCAGACCAAGTCCAAAGCCCGCCTGGCGCGCTACGAGGAAATGGCCGCCGAGGCAGACCGGACCCGGAAGCTCGACTTCGAAGAGATCCAGATCCCGCCGGGCCCGCGCCTGGGCGGACTGGTGCTGGAAGCGAAGAACCTGCAGAAGGGCTTCGAGGACCGCACCCTGATCGACGGATTGTCCTTCACGCTGCCGCGTAACGGCATTGTGGGCGTCATCGGCCCCAACGGCGTCGGCAAGACCACCCTCTTCAAGACCATCGTCGGGCTGGAGCCCCTCGACGGCGGCGAGCTGAAGATCGGCGACTCCGTCAAGATCTCCTACGCCGACCAGAGCCGTGGCGGCATCGACCCGAACAAAACGCTGTGGGAGGTCGTCTCCGACGGGCTCGACTACATCCAGGTCGGCCACGTCGAAATGCCGTCCCGCGCCTACGTGGCCGCCTTCGGCTTCAAGGGCCCGGACCAGCAGAAGAAGGCCGGGGTGCTCTCCGGTGGTGAGCGCAACCGCCTGAACCTGGCCCTGACGCTCAAGCAGGGCGGCAACCTGCTGCTCCTCGATGAGCCCACTAACGACCTCGACGTCGAGACGCTCAGCAGCCTCGAGAACGCCCTGCTCGAATTCCCGGGCTGCGCCGTCGTGGTCTCGCACGACCGCTGGTTCCTGGACCGGGTGGCGACCCACATCCTCGCCTACGAAGGTGACGAGGAGAACCCCTCCAAGTGGTACTGGTTCGAGGGTAACTTCGAGTCGTACGAGGAGAATAAGGTCGAGCGCCTCGGCCCCGATGCGGCCAAGCCGCACCGCGTCACGCACCGGCGCCTCACCCGCGACTAG
- the tesB gene encoding acyl-CoA thioesterase II, which produces MTEADAELQGLPTQDPTSSLLQLLNLGELEGARTDEDIFMGPSQQQPRQRVFGGQVLAQSLIAGSRTVPDGRSVHSMHGYFLRPGDANKPITFGVQRLRDGRSFSARRVHAYQEGTPILSMIASFQTEDEGLEHQSEMPAGIPDPESLPSTADLLGMYDHPVARHWAYERPFDVRHVDPALYVSAKGHKEPRNAVWMKTFGPLPDDPGLHRAALAYASDYTILESVLRQHGLSWITPGMSVASLDHAMWWHRPVRVDEWLLYVQESPSAQGARGLATGKIFNRDGRHVATVAQEGMIRVPTDLKNKVKGAVQSKVLQHQMRRADRG; this is translated from the coding sequence ATGACTGAAGCCGACGCCGAATTGCAGGGGCTGCCCACCCAGGACCCCACCTCCTCGCTCCTCCAACTCCTGAACCTCGGTGAGCTGGAGGGCGCCCGGACGGACGAAGACATCTTCATGGGCCCCTCGCAGCAGCAGCCACGGCAACGCGTCTTCGGCGGCCAGGTCCTGGCACAGTCCCTGATCGCCGGGAGCCGCACCGTACCCGATGGCCGCAGCGTGCACTCCATGCACGGCTACTTCCTCCGCCCGGGCGACGCGAACAAGCCGATCACCTTCGGCGTGCAGCGGCTGCGGGACGGCCGCTCCTTCTCGGCGCGGCGCGTCCACGCCTACCAGGAGGGCACGCCCATCCTGTCGATGATCGCCTCGTTCCAGACCGAGGACGAGGGCCTCGAACACCAGTCCGAAATGCCGGCGGGGATCCCGGACCCCGAGTCCCTGCCCAGCACCGCCGACCTGCTCGGCATGTACGACCACCCCGTGGCCCGGCACTGGGCCTACGAGCGCCCGTTCGACGTCCGCCACGTCGATCCGGCACTGTACGTCTCCGCCAAGGGCCACAAGGAACCGCGAAACGCCGTCTGGATGAAGACCTTCGGTCCCCTGCCGGACGACCCGGGCTTGCACCGCGCCGCCCTGGCCTACGCCAGCGACTACACCATCCTGGAGTCCGTCCTGCGCCAGCACGGGCTGAGCTGGATCACGCCTGGGATGTCCGTGGCCAGCCTGGACCATGCCATGTGGTGGCACCGTCCCGTGCGGGTGGACGAATGGCTGCTCTACGTCCAGGAATCCCCCAGCGCGCAGGGAGCCCGCGGCCTGGCCACCGGCAAGATCTTCAACCGCGACGGCCGGCACGTGGCCACCGTCGCCCAGGAGGGCATGATCAGGGTCCCCACCGACCTGAAGAACAAGGTCAAGGGCGCCGTGCAGTCCAAGGTGCTGCAGCACCAGATGCGGAGAGCCGACCGCGGCTGA
- a CDS encoding globin: MTIPIAGEPRQPRQLMQNDPFTQPGYTDNFYEAVGGHETFVKLIDVFYDGVATDPLLRPMYPEEDLIPAKRRFLMFLEQYWGGPTTYGEERGHPRLRMRHQPFRVTPEAKERWLHHMRIAVDALELPPLYEGTLWDYMERAALSMVNSPSEA, translated from the coding sequence ATGACGATCCCGATTGCCGGCGAACCCCGGCAGCCCAGGCAGCTGATGCAGAACGATCCGTTCACCCAGCCCGGGTACACGGACAACTTCTATGAGGCCGTCGGCGGCCATGAGACGTTCGTGAAGCTGATCGATGTGTTCTACGACGGCGTCGCGACGGATCCGCTGTTGCGGCCGATGTACCCCGAAGAGGACCTCATCCCGGCCAAGCGGCGCTTCCTGATGTTCCTTGAGCAGTACTGGGGCGGTCCGACGACGTACGGCGAGGAACGCGGGCATCCGCGGCTGCGGATGCGGCACCAGCCCTTCCGTGTCACGCCGGAGGCCAAGGAACGCTGGCTGCACCACATGCGCATCGCCGTCGACGCCCTGGAGCTCCCGCCGCTGTATGAGGGCACCCTCTGGGATTACATGGAGCGCGCTGCCCTCTCCATGGTGAACAGCCCGTCCGAAGCCTGA